The following proteins are encoded in a genomic region of Amphiura filiformis chromosome 11, Afil_fr2py, whole genome shotgun sequence:
- the LOC140163674 gene encoding cytochrome P450 2J2-like: MLVDGMRDSNGEPLDPHIMIANAVSNITCSVVFGKRYDHSDPEFQRLVLILDKMVNKIGSGGIIIFLPFSKHMFPGNYKEVSSHFFEFRTFIQRHVDEHQRNFNRENIRDIIDLFLNEMELAKNETNDRADYIHSKSLTATAMFLFLAGTETSTTTSRWALLYMMMYPEIQAKVQQEIDTVVGRMRMPQWADRLLLPYTEAVLLEIQRIRTVLPLGVPHVASEDTTLAGYDIPKGTYVVANVWALHNDPDVWAEPDQFKPERFLDEDGKLSYREELIPFSTGHRVCLGMNLAKMEVFLFFTYIMHSFTIRKLSDAKAPSMKGIAGVIFTPAPYEVIATNRK; the protein is encoded by the exons ATGTTGGTTGATGGAATGCGCGATAGCAATGGGGAGCCTCTCGACCCACATATTATGATAGCAAATGCTGTGTCCAATATCACTTGCTCTGTCGTTTTTGGAAAGCGATATGATCATTCTGATCCTGAATTTCAACGTCTCGTTTTGATTTTGGACAAGATGGTCAACAAAATAGGATCAGGTGGAATAATTATCTTTCTTCCATTTTCGAAACATATGTTTCCTggaaattacaaagaagtttctTCCCATTTTTTTGAATTTAGAACATTTATCCAGCGCCACGTTGATGAGCATCAGCGCAATTTTAATAGGGAAAACATACGTGATATCATCGATCTTTTCCTCAATGAAATGGAACTTGCAAAGAATGAAACAAACGATCGAGCGGACTACATCCACTCTAAGTCCCTCACAGCCACAGCAATGTTTCTTTTCTTAGCTGGTACCGAAACATCCACAACAACATCGCGATGGGCGCTTCTTTACATGATGATGTACCCAGAGATTCAAGCTAAAGTTCAGCAAGAAATAGATACTGTTGTAGGTCGCATGCGTATGCCGCAATGGGCGGATAGATTATTGCTTCCTTACACAGAAGCTGTTCTGCTAGAGATTCAGCGCATTCGGACAGTACTGCCGCTTGGAGTACCTCATGTAGCTTCCGAAGACACGACACTAGCTGGTTACGATATACCAAAAGGGACATACGTAGTTGCCAATGTCTGGGCACTGCATAATGATCCAGATGTATGGGCTGAACCAGATCAATTCAAGCCAGAGAGATTCTTGGATGAAGACGGAAAGCTGAGTTATCGGGAGGAATTAATACCCTTCAGTACAG GTCATCGAGTATGTCTTGGTATGAATCTTGCTAAAATGGAGGTGTTCTTGTTCTTCACATACATCATGCACTCATTCACTATTCGCAAACTATCTGATGCGAAGGCGCCATCCATGAAAGGTATCGCTGGAGTCATATTCACTCCAGCACCTTATGAAGTTATCGCTACAAACAGGAAGTGA